The Scyliorhinus canicula chromosome 13, sScyCan1.1, whole genome shotgun sequence genome contains a region encoding:
- the LOC119975658 gene encoding succinate receptor 1-like: MEMNNTCLDINPQLEKYYLPTMYGIEFILGLIGNLSVIWGYIFCLKDWSCSNIYLFNLSLTDLTFIFTLPMLVVYYGKGNVWMSGQVMCVVNRYILHANMYTSILFLCCISFDRYLLVMRPLKSHFFQKKWNAIVICLGIWMFVTLELVPIFVFIKDNDTNGTDMADCLDYASSGHAFRNLMYSLFLTAFGFLIPLGIMLFFCIQTAHGLKKIQEQRTKIQVEKPLTLVILAIVIFLIFFTPYHLMRNVRIASRMKNNGLSECSKLGVKAAYAITRPIAFLNSITNPIFYFLLGDKFRELFFNKLKSIFLRKAAVQE; encoded by the coding sequence GAAATGAATAACACATGTTTGGACATCAATCCTCAGCTGGAGAAGTATTACCTTCCAACCATGTACGGAATAGAGTTCATCTTGGGACTCATAGGCAACCTCTCTGTGATTTGGGGCTATATATTCTGCCTGAAGGATTGGAGTTGCAGCAATAtttaccttttcaatctttccctcACTGACCTGACTTTCATTTTCACCCTCCCCATGCTGGTAGTCTATTATGGCAAAGGCAACGTGTGGATGTCTGGTCAGGTAATGTGCGTCGTCAATAGATACATCCTTCATGCCAACATGTATACCAGCATCCTCTTTCTTTGTTGCATCAGTTTTGACCGGTACCTGCTGGTGATGAGGCCACTGAAGTCTCACTTTTTTCAGAAAAAGTGGAACGCCATTGTCATCTGTCTTGGTATTTGGATGTTTGTGACACTGGAGTTGGTACCGATATTCGTGTTCATCAAGGACAATGATACCAATGGAACAGACATGGCGGACTGCTTAGATTATGCAAGCTCAGGGCATGCCTTCCGCAATCTGATGTACAGCCTGTTCCTCACGGCTTTTGGTTTTCTCATACCTCTCGGTATCATGCTTTTCTTCTGTATTCAAACTGCACACGGCCTTAAGAAAATACAGGAACAGCGCACCAAGATTCAGGTGGAAAAGCCCCTGACACTGGTCATTTTGGCCATTGTCATTTTCTTGATATTCTTCACCCCTTATCACCTAATGCGCAATGTCCGCATCGCTTCCAGAATGAAGAACAACGGTCTGTCCGAATGTAGCAAACTCGGTGTCAAGGCTGCTTACGCTATCACCAGGCCCATAGCTTTCCTCAACTCCATCACCAACCCCATTTTCTACTTCCTGTTGGGGGACAAGTTCAGGGAGCTTTTTTTCAACAAACTGAAAAGCATCTTCTTGAGAAAGGCGGCAGTGCAGGAGTGA